A single Diceros bicornis minor isolate mBicDic1 chromosome 7, mDicBic1.mat.cur, whole genome shotgun sequence DNA region contains:
- the USP28 gene encoding ubiquitin carboxyl-terminal hydrolase 28 isoform X5 — protein sequence MRWFTKLPPVLTFELSRFEFNQSLGQPEKIHNKLEFPQIIYMDRYMYRSKELIRSKREYIRKLKEEVKVLQQKLERYVKYGSGPARFPLPDMLKYVIEFASTKPASESSTSQSDAHVTLPLSSVHCPVSDLTSEESTSKESSSQDAESTFSPCEDCLHKSESMNTPLTSSRSSMEMPAHPAPRTVTDEEINFVKTCLQRWRSEIEQDIQDLKNCIASTTQMIEQMYCDPLLRQVPYRLHAVLVHEGQANAGHYWAYIYNQPRQVWLKYNDISVTESSWEELERDSYGGLRNVSAYCLMYINDKLPHFSAEAVPNESDQMLGEVEALSVELKHYIQEDNWRFEQEVEEWEEEQSCKIPQMESSTSSTSQDFSTSQEPSVASSHGVRCLSSEHAVIVKEQTAQAIANTARAYEKSGVEAALSEAFHEEYSRLYQLAKETPTSHSDPRLQHVLIYFFQNEAPKRVVERTLLEQFADKNLSYDERSISIMKVAQAKLKEIGPDDMNMEEYKKWHEDYSLFRKVSVYLLTGLELYQKGKYQEALSYLVYAYQSNAALLMKGPRRGVKESVIALYRRKCLLELNAKAASLFETNDDHSVTEGINVMNELIIPCIHLIINNDISKDDLDAIEIMRNHWCSYLGQDIAENLQLCLGEFLPRLLDPSAEIIVLKEPPTIRPNSPYDLCSRFAAVMESIQGVSAVTVK from the exons ATG CGTTGGTTTACAAAGCTACCTCCAGTGTTGACCTTTGAACTCTCAAGATTTGAGTTCAATCAGTCCCTTGGTCAGCCAGAGAAAATTCACAATAAGCTGGAATTTCCTCAGATCATTTATATGGACAG GTACATGTACAGGAGCAAAGAGCTTATTCGAAGTAAGAGAGAGTATATTCGAAAGTTGAAGGAGGAAGTAAAAGTTCTGCAGCAAAAACTGGAAAG GTATGTGAAGTATGGCTCAGGCCCGGCTCGGTTCCCACTTCCGGACATGTTGAAATATGTTATTGAATTTGCTAGTACAAAACCTGCCTCAGAAAGCTCTACGTCTCAAAGTGATGCACATGTGACGTTACCgctgtcttcagtgcactgtccAGTTTCTGACCTGACGTCCGAGGAAag TACAAGTAAAGAAAGCTCCTCTCAGGATGCTGAAAGTACCTTTTCTCCTTGTGAAGATTGTCTACACAAGTCTGAGTCAATGAATACTCCACTTACATCTTCCCGGTCTTCCATGGAAATGCCTGCACACCCAGCTCCTCGAACAGTCACAGATGAGGAGATAAACTTTGTGAAGACCTGTCTTCAGAGGTGGAGGAGTGAGATTGAACAAGACATACAAG ATTTAAAGAATTGTATTGCAAGCACTACGCAGATGATTGAGCAGATGTACTGTGATCCTCTCCTTCGTCAG GTGCCTTATCGCTTGCATGCAGTTCTTGTTCATGAAGGACAAGCGAATGCCGGACACTACTGGGCCTATATCTATAATCAACCCCGACAGGTCTGGCTCAAGTACAATGACATCTCTGTTACTGAATCTTCCTGGGAAGAACTTGAAAGAGATTCCTACGGGGGCCTGAGAAATGTTAGTGCTTACTGTCTGATGTACATTAACGACAAACTACCCCACTTCAGTGCAG AGGCAGTCCCTAATGAATCTGATCAAATGTTAGGAGAAGTTGAAGCCCTGTCTGTTGAACTTAAGCATTACATTCAGGAAGATAACTGGAGGTTTGAGCAGGAAGTAGAAGAGTGGGAAGAAGAGCAGTCTTGCAAAATCCCTCAAATGGAATCCTCCACCAGCTCCACATCACAGGATTTCTCTACATCACAAG AGCCTTCAGTAGCCTCTTCTCACGGGGTTCGCTGCCTGTCATCTGAGCATGCTGTGATTGTAAAGGAGCAGACTGCTCAGGCTATTGCAAACACAGCACGTGCCTATGAGAAGAGTGGTGTAGAAGCAGCCCTGAGTGAG GCATTCCATGAAGAATACTCCAGACTCTATCAGCTTGCCAAGGAGACCCCCACCTCTCACAGTGATCCTCGACTTCAGCATGTGCTTATCTACTTTTTCCAAAATGAAGCACCCAAAAGGGTAGTAGAACGGACCCTTTTGGAACAGTTTGCAGATAAAAATCTCAGCTATGATGAAAG GTCAATCAGCATTATGAAAGTGGCTCAAGCTAAACTGAAGGAGATTGGTCCAGATGACATGAATATGGAAGAGTACAAG AAGTGGCATGAAGATTATAGTTTGTTTCGAAAGGTGTCTGTGTATCTCCTAACAGGCCTGGAACTCTATCAAAAAGGAAA GTACCAAGAGGCCCTTTCCTACCTAGTATACGCCTACCAGAGCAACGCCGCTCTGCTGATGAAGGGGCCCCGCCGGGGGGTGAAGGAATCCGTGATTGCTTTATACCGGAGAAAATGCCTTCTG GAGCTGAATGCCAAAGCAGCTTCTCTCTTTGAAACAAATGATGACCACTCTGTAACCGAGGGCATTAATGTGATGAATGAGTTGATCATTCCCTGCATTCACCTTATCATTAATAATGATATCTCTAAGGATGACCTAGATGCCATTGAGATCATGAGAAACCACTGGTGCTCTTACCTTGGGCAAGATATTGCAG AAAATCTGCAGCTGTGCTTAGGGGAGTTTCTACCCAGGCTTCTAGATCCTTCTGCAGAAATCATTGTCTTGAAGGAGCCTCCAACTATTCGACCCAATTCTCCCTATGACCTTTGTAGCCGGTTCGCAGCTGTCATGGAGTCAATTCAAGGAGTTTCAGCTGTGACAGTGAAATAA